A stretch of the uncultured Desulfobacter sp. genome encodes the following:
- a CDS encoding DUF3820 family protein yields the protein MGTVLEPDKQAFEVLAKAQMPFGKYKGRPLVDLPEPYLVWFSRQGFPPGKLGEQLRTVYEIKRNGLEFLFK from the coding sequence TTGGGAACAGTTCTTGAACCGGACAAACAAGCGTTTGAGGTGCTTGCAAAGGCACAAATGCCATTTGGTAAATACAAAGGCCGGCCTTTAGTGGATTTACCCGAACCCTATCTCGTATGGTTCAGCAGACAGGGATTTCCTCCGGGTAAATTAGGGGAGCAGTTGCGCACCGTGTACGAAATAAAACGTAATGGGCTGGAGTTTCTATTTAAATGA
- a CDS encoding histidine phosphatase family protein — translation MMKTLHLIRHAKSSWKDEHLADIDRPLAPRGIRACTVMASEIAKTGCNFSNVFTSPAQRATETIERIAGNLKNISFTWTVSEKLYTFSAHDLLAFCRNDLPETINQAVIVGHNPAFHNFCNRMTQAHP, via the coding sequence ATGATGAAAACACTTCACCTTATCCGTCATGCCAAATCCAGCTGGAAGGATGAACACCTTGCAGATATTGACAGACCCCTTGCCCCAAGAGGCATCCGGGCATGCACTGTCATGGCCTCTGAAATCGCAAAAACAGGCTGTAATTTTTCCAATGTGTTCACCAGTCCTGCACAAAGGGCCACAGAAACCATTGAAAGGATTGCCGGCAATCTTAAAAACATTTCGTTTACCTGGACCGTTTCAGAAAAACTATACACCTTCAGTGCCCATGACCTTTTGGCATTCTGCCGGAACGATCTGCCTGAAACCATTAACCAGGCTGTTATTGTGGGCCATAACCCGGCATTTCATAATTTTTGCAACCGGATGACGCAGGCCCACCCCTAA
- a CDS encoding ATP-binding protein, translating to MNLTLRLSLPILIGLLVSIGYLHFYWAPLQLQKGKAAFERQNQALLQSSDSAIIRDLLEGNFAALIANIDYLLEERAGVWFNMEIFNDDGKRLYPVFDREKVPNTGKHDFIHHDHPLWLETSYIGKIVVDIEWHQEKLRIQQDIKTVRTMLLSMVVFSLIVILITQLQLVVRPLARLRDAARQIAKGNLSVELPEESKDEVGELTRSFSFMAQELFFKQHALDQHANVSITDSHGNITYVNNNFIKTTGRSEAQLLGQNHRILKSDVQSPAFYENLWKTICAGKTWHQEICNRKKSGEYYWIDATIVPQVGKTDPKPERFICISTDITVRKKAEAELVDAKEEAESATRAKSEFLSNMSHEIRTPINAIIGMSHLMSQSSSDPAQLHDIGVIQTAGDNLLELINDILDFSKIEAGKLVIDPHNFSLPGLFQNLRQLFTTNAENKGLHFEVAEPSPEIPEALYGDGNRLKQMLVNLLGNAIKFTDVGIVNLTVSQVPGNRPDGQVMLRFMVKDSGRGIAKEAQAKLFKSFSQEDGSTTRQYGGTGLGLSIVHRLAELMGGRVGVESEPGLGSSFWLELPFRISKADSSGQQQSRAPHVSYGTMTRKQKDQGEYSVVRLLLVDDSRVNLEITGRILETHGFSVTSCTGGKEAIDILEEASNRYDLVLMDLQMPDVDGVEATVAIRQGLGRTLPIVAFTAGATTQEWNRARDAGMDDFVTKPINPQQLVGIIERLVSGKRKPENVDALFSKPDPDNSPVKSDSSDIAFFDRAGLTDRLMGNQELVEMIIKTFLEDMPIQIDSLKGLIEKGQTREARAQGHKMKGAAKNIGSAEFEKLSHAVEKAGEANDIEQLRALMPKVESLFLKMKDVIEKNEESSY from the coding sequence ATGAACCTGACACTTCGCTTATCATTACCCATATTGATTGGGCTGCTTGTTTCGATAGGCTATCTTCATTTCTATTGGGCACCCCTCCAACTGCAGAAGGGCAAGGCTGCGTTTGAAAGGCAAAATCAGGCACTCCTGCAATCCTCGGATTCTGCCATTATTCGCGATTTACTGGAAGGAAATTTTGCAGCACTGATTGCCAACATTGACTATCTTCTGGAAGAACGGGCCGGGGTCTGGTTCAATATGGAGATATTTAATGATGATGGAAAACGCCTGTATCCGGTGTTTGACAGGGAAAAAGTACCCAATACCGGTAAACATGACTTTATTCACCATGATCATCCTTTGTGGCTGGAAACAAGTTATATCGGAAAGATCGTCGTTGATATTGAATGGCATCAGGAAAAATTAAGAATTCAACAAGATATCAAAACGGTGAGAACCATGCTTTTGAGCATGGTTGTGTTCTCACTGATTGTAATTTTAATCACACAGTTGCAGCTTGTTGTGCGGCCACTTGCCAGACTGCGCGATGCGGCAAGACAAATTGCCAAAGGAAATTTGTCGGTAGAGCTGCCGGAAGAAAGCAAAGATGAAGTGGGGGAGTTGACCCGTTCCTTTTCATTTATGGCACAGGAACTTTTTTTTAAACAGCACGCGCTTGATCAACATGCCAATGTCAGCATAACTGATTCCCATGGCAATATCACTTACGTGAATAACAATTTTATTAAAACAACAGGCCGGAGTGAAGCCCAACTGCTCGGTCAAAATCATCGTATTTTAAAGTCTGATGTCCAATCCCCGGCGTTTTACGAAAATCTATGGAAGACGATCTGCGCTGGAAAAACATGGCATCAAGAGATTTGTAACCGTAAAAAAAGTGGCGAATACTACTGGATAGATGCCACAATTGTGCCGCAGGTCGGCAAAACAGATCCGAAGCCTGAACGATTTATCTGTATCAGCACAGACATCACTGTGCGGAAAAAAGCTGAGGCGGAGCTGGTTGATGCCAAGGAAGAGGCCGAGAGTGCGACCCGGGCTAAAAGCGAATTTCTTTCAAACATGAGTCACGAAATCCGAACTCCCATTAATGCCATCATCGGAATGAGCCATTTAATGTCCCAGAGTTCTTCGGATCCAGCCCAGTTGCATGATATCGGAGTCATCCAGACCGCCGGCGATAATTTGCTGGAACTGATCAACGACATTTTGGACTTCTCCAAGATTGAGGCTGGGAAACTGGTCATTGATCCCCATAATTTTTCCCTTCCAGGCTTGTTTCAGAATCTCAGGCAGCTTTTCACCACGAATGCTGAAAATAAGGGATTACACTTCGAGGTGGCGGAGCCTTCGCCTGAAATTCCGGAAGCGTTGTACGGCGATGGAAACCGGCTGAAACAGATGCTGGTCAATCTGCTGGGAAACGCGATCAAGTTTACCGATGTGGGCATTGTCAACCTTACGGTCAGCCAGGTACCGGGAAATAGACCTGACGGGCAGGTCATGCTGCGATTTATGGTCAAAGATTCAGGTAGGGGCATTGCAAAGGAGGCCCAAGCAAAGCTTTTTAAGTCCTTCAGCCAGGAGGACGGCAGCACCACCCGTCAATACGGCGGCACAGGACTAGGGCTTTCCATAGTCCACCGGTTGGCGGAATTGATGGGTGGGCGTGTTGGTGTGGAAAGTGAACCTGGCCTGGGGTCAAGCTTCTGGCTGGAATTACCGTTTAGGATATCAAAAGCGGACTCATCGGGCCAACAACAATCAAGGGCTCCGCATGTCTCTTATGGCACTATGACCCGGAAACAAAAAGATCAAGGTGAGTATTCCGTCGTCCGGCTGCTCCTGGTGGATGACAGCCGGGTTAATCTTGAGATTACGGGGCGTATTTTGGAAACACACGGTTTCAGCGTGACTAGCTGCACGGGCGGCAAAGAAGCCATAGATATCCTGGAAGAAGCGTCTAATCGCTACGATCTGGTCCTGATGGATTTGCAGATGCCGGATGTAGATGGGGTTGAGGCCACTGTTGCCATACGCCAGGGACTTGGGCGCACGCTTCCCATTGTCGCTTTTACTGCAGGGGCCACCACCCAAGAATGGAACCGGGCCAGAGACGCAGGGATGGATGACTTCGTGACAAAACCTATCAATCCACAACAGCTTGTTGGGATCATTGAAAGATTGGTTTCCGGAAAGCGCAAGCCTGAAAATGTTGATGCACTCTTTTCAAAACCAGATCCGGATAATAGTCCTGTCAAGAGCGATTCATCGGATATCGCATTTTTTGACCGTGCCGGTTTAACGGACAGGTTGATGGGTAACCAAGAATTGGTCGAAATGATCATTAAAACATTCTTAGAGGATATGCCTATACAGATCGATTCCCTTAAAGGGTTGATCGAGAAGGGACAAACCCGGGAAGCCCGCGCACAGGGTCATAAAATGAAGGGCGCCGCCAAAAATATTGGAAGCGCAGAATTTGAAAAGCTTTCCCATGCTGTTGAAAAAGCCGGAGAGGCAAATGATATCGAGCAACTCAGGGCGTTGATGCCAAAAGTAGAGTCACTCTTCTTGAAGATGAAAGATGTGATCGAGAAAAATGAGGAGAGCAGCTATTAG
- a CDS encoding RecQ family ATP-dependent DNA helicase, with protein MANDRDRERERESDERSEPAPKNPPAALASALKAYLSKSLVIDFEATPDGTVFHIGAVFNDQVFNENNISNPTPVFQRLSRFAQGAAHILGHNIIKHDLALVQAHCPKAGILSLPPIDTLVLSPLAFPENPYHRLIKGYKLLSASKNNPVADAKLSMVLFEDQLAAFLLLKKSAPGLIAFFAWAFDLPSKKFQGISRLFEHLGESKPQTTQARALFLNLCRARGCATAAREIWEEINTSPNRKPELAYLISWLRVAGGNSVLPGWVLHEFDGIADLIFRLRMACGNDACSFCTQHNNPDRLLNKYFGFKAYRTMPDGRMLQREIVAAALSGSHHLSILPTGGGKSICYQIPALHRYERTGALTIVISPLKALMKDQVDNLNHATGTQAAAAINGSLTLPERGAVVEKVRLGDIGLLYISPEQLRNKSVVKLIASRQVGCWIFDEAHCLSKWGHDFRPDYLHVADLIADQKKQTGKMPVIGAFTATAKRDVKEEIRQHFNEKLTLDLDGFEGGVDRDNLHFYVYPVTAAEKYDVIARMLNDNLSETKGSAIVYCASRNGTELLSRFLNERGIVCQAFHAGRTESDKRNIQDEFISGTIPVICATNAFGMGIDKKDIRLVIHADIPGSLENYLQEAGRAGRDQDLADCILLYEQDDIDSQFSLNAYSKLTLQDIKKILRVLKERGKKHPEIVITPAEILRLAGYEHMGGEDQRARIAVAWLERRGFIRRDFNRTLFFKGVPLVKSLDEAENKLKRLNLSRIVHSVYITLLQTLFNEKKNALISADMLCEALSGIENLPEKYLDPRTIITELNNMANAGLIREGSVMTAFIRPKGKHSAGDLLDLFSRMEKSMADLMAERSPEAGADKADLINLRLVAQRLKNKGFQTATTDICTSLLHIMAADQGESGGKSLKIAGKKGQEQQRVFVNVPWQILKERMDLRHRCARVCIDAIIKNLDPDLKAAQKEILGQFFLSDIIQAMTEDIFLSGFKGNGTILVEKSLLFLHDTKVITLQNGLGVFRQAFTLSMEDAARTRQYTRGDYEPLSQHYEQKNVQVHVMEKYAEFGMKKMRTALDFVRDYFQHAHDRFIHQYFPGQKKIITTAMTAKAYADIIQSLGNKVQEAIVAAPENRNLLVLAGPGSGKTRTIVHRCAWLIKARSIPPEHILVLCFNHGTMVELRTRIKALTGKRSARVTAMTFHGLAMRITGRCLIDQHNEQNQNREIDFNTVIDEAVEFLDGKRQIPGVDTDQARQYLLARYRYILVDEYQDIDACQYQFITALTGRLAADDDAKIAIMAVGDDDQSIYGFRDANVKFIHRFKEDYKARQFFLTENYRCPHPVIEAANDLIAKNSRRMKTQISCRINDKRKHLALPPDKTPEKKRVDMICCKDIQSQAVYTAGCIEKLLDQEGTTPQNIAVISRQGIEYPALVAVRMALAKLKIPISYTLKSSPGFSLFKIREFQETLNFLDEHKHKSMAPEDLKKAVMDLFDNRSTWTEQVFGILNDFCSVISATEISVSQAKDFFLSALLEEKQARRTGTGVVAGTVHSIKGMEFKHVFILDHGWKNTEIEEERRLYYVGMTRAINHLTLFAVQNSGNPHTAALARHPFVCCRQSPNAQITGFSHDVTISILGMEDLYISFPQRFAKDHPIHKHLAALKTGDRIFLEPDGTYIRILNPDHQCVGSLSQKGVEKWKHRITGILKAQVLGIVIRKADENESAKGTETSMAQWYLPIVEILHRNVKKGGH; from the coding sequence ATGGCGAACGACAGGGATAGAGAGCGGGAGCGGGAATCGGACGAAAGATCCGAACCCGCACCAAAGAATCCGCCCGCAGCCCTGGCGTCTGCCCTAAAGGCGTATCTGTCCAAGTCCCTTGTCATTGATTTTGAAGCCACGCCTGATGGTACTGTATTTCACATCGGCGCCGTATTTAACGATCAGGTTTTCAATGAAAACAATATTTCAAATCCAACCCCGGTATTCCAACGACTTTCCCGGTTTGCACAAGGTGCAGCACATATTTTAGGGCACAATATCATCAAGCATGACCTGGCCTTGGTTCAGGCACATTGTCCAAAAGCCGGAATCCTCTCTTTACCGCCCATTGATACGCTGGTACTCTCGCCTTTGGCATTTCCGGAAAATCCATATCACCGGCTCATCAAAGGCTACAAACTTTTAAGTGCATCAAAAAATAATCCTGTGGCCGATGCAAAACTTTCCATGGTGCTGTTTGAAGATCAACTGGCCGCCTTTCTTCTTTTAAAAAAAAGCGCGCCCGGGCTCATTGCTTTCTTTGCCTGGGCCTTTGACCTGCCGTCCAAGAAATTCCAGGGGATCTCCCGGCTTTTTGAGCATCTTGGTGAATCAAAACCCCAAACAACCCAAGCTCGGGCGCTATTCTTAAATCTGTGCCGGGCCCGGGGATGCGCCACGGCAGCCCGGGAAATCTGGGAGGAAATCAATACGTCACCGAATAGAAAACCGGAACTTGCCTACCTGATTTCCTGGCTGCGGGTGGCCGGGGGCAATTCCGTGCTTCCCGGCTGGGTTCTCCATGAGTTCGACGGGATAGCGGATCTGATTTTTAGACTTCGCATGGCCTGCGGGAATGACGCCTGTAGCTTTTGCACACAGCACAACAATCCAGACCGTCTTTTAAATAAATATTTTGGATTCAAAGCGTACCGGACCATGCCCGACGGCCGTATGCTCCAGCGGGAAATCGTTGCAGCCGCCCTTTCCGGAAGCCACCACCTGTCAATTCTGCCCACAGGCGGCGGCAAGTCCATCTGCTACCAGATCCCGGCACTTCACCGATACGAACGAACCGGGGCGCTCACCATCGTCATTTCACCGCTCAAGGCCCTGATGAAAGACCAGGTGGACAACCTCAATCATGCCACGGGCACCCAGGCAGCCGCCGCCATCAACGGCAGTCTCACCCTTCCCGAACGTGGCGCCGTGGTGGAAAAGGTGCGTTTAGGAGACATCGGGCTTTTGTACATCTCACCTGAACAGCTGCGCAATAAAAGCGTGGTGAAGCTGATTGCCTCCCGCCAGGTGGGCTGCTGGATCTTTGATGAGGCCCACTGCCTGTCAAAATGGGGACATGATTTCAGACCCGACTACCTGCATGTGGCAGACCTCATTGCAGACCAAAAAAAACAAACCGGAAAAATGCCGGTGATCGGTGCTTTCACGGCAACGGCCAAACGGGACGTCAAAGAAGAAATCCGTCAGCATTTTAATGAAAAACTCACCCTCGACTTAGACGGTTTTGAAGGCGGTGTGGATCGAGACAACCTTCATTTTTACGTCTATCCTGTCACTGCTGCTGAAAAGTACGATGTCATTGCCCGGATGCTGAACGACAATCTGTCGGAAACAAAGGGCAGTGCCATTGTCTATTGCGCATCCAGGAACGGCACGGAACTGTTAAGCCGATTCTTAAACGAACGCGGCATTGTCTGCCAGGCCTTTCATGCCGGTAGAACCGAATCGGACAAGCGCAATATCCAGGATGAATTTATATCCGGTACAATCCCTGTAATCTGCGCCACCAACGCCTTTGGCATGGGCATCGACAAAAAGGATATCCGGCTGGTCATCCATGCCGATATTCCGGGCTCCCTTGAAAACTATCTCCAGGAAGCCGGCCGGGCCGGCCGGGACCAGGACCTTGCCGACTGCATCCTGCTGTATGAACAGGATGACATCGACAGCCAGTTCTCTTTGAATGCCTATTCCAAACTGACCTTGCAGGACATCAAAAAAATTCTTAGGGTGTTAAAAGAAAGAGGCAAAAAACATCCCGAAATCGTTATCACCCCGGCAGAGATCCTTCGCCTGGCCGGGTACGAGCATATGGGCGGAGAGGATCAAAGGGCCAGGATTGCCGTGGCCTGGCTGGAGAGACGGGGTTTTATCCGGCGGGATTTCAACCGCACACTTTTTTTCAAGGGGGTGCCTCTGGTCAAAAGCCTGGATGAGGCGGAAAATAAACTTAAAAGGCTTAACCTGTCCCGCATCGTTCACTCGGTATATATAACGCTGTTGCAAACGCTTTTTAACGAAAAGAAAAATGCATTGATCTCGGCGGACATGCTGTGCGAGGCGCTTAGCGGCATTGAAAACCTGCCGGAAAAATACCTGGATCCGCGTACCATCATAACCGAGTTGAACAATATGGCCAATGCAGGGCTCATCCGGGAAGGATCAGTGATGACCGCCTTTATCCGGCCCAAGGGTAAACACAGCGCAGGAGACCTGTTGGATCTTTTTTCCCGCATGGAAAAAAGCATGGCCGACCTGATGGCGGAACGCTCCCCGGAAGCCGGTGCGGACAAAGCCGATCTGATCAATCTTCGCCTGGTGGCCCAGCGCCTTAAGAACAAGGGATTTCAAACCGCGACCACGGACATCTGCACCAGCTTGCTGCATATCATGGCAGCCGATCAGGGGGAGTCCGGCGGCAAAAGTTTAAAAATCGCCGGAAAAAAAGGCCAGGAACAGCAGCGGGTTTTTGTTAATGTACCCTGGCAGATTTTAAAAGAACGCATGGACCTGCGCCACCGGTGTGCCCGGGTTTGCATTGACGCCATTATCAAAAATCTTGACCCGGATCTCAAAGCGGCCCAAAAAGAGATCCTGGGCCAATTTTTCCTTTCTGACATCATCCAGGCCATGACTGAAGACATTTTTCTGTCCGGGTTCAAGGGAAACGGCACTATACTGGTTGAAAAAAGCCTGTTGTTTTTGCACGACACAAAGGTGATCACCCTGCAAAACGGTTTGGGGGTATTTCGCCAGGCATTTACGTTATCCATGGAAGATGCGGCCCGGACCCGGCAGTACACCCGGGGGGATTATGAGCCCTTGTCCCAGCATTATGAACAAAAAAATGTTCAAGTGCATGTTATGGAAAAATATGCCGAATTCGGCATGAAAAAAATGCGCACCGCCCTGGACTTTGTCCGGGACTACTTTCAACACGCCCACGACAGATTCATCCACCAGTACTTTCCCGGCCAAAAGAAAATCATCACCACAGCCATGACGGCCAAAGCTTATGCAGATATTATCCAAAGTTTAGGAAATAAGGTGCAGGAGGCCATTGTCGCAGCCCCGGAAAACCGGAATCTGCTGGTGCTGGCAGGCCCGGGATCGGGAAAAACTCGGACCATTGTCCACCGGTGTGCCTGGCTGATCAAGGCACGCTCAATCCCCCCGGAACATATTCTCGTTTTGTGCTTCAACCACGGCACCATGGTCGAACTTCGGACCCGAATCAAGGCATTGACAGGAAAACGAAGCGCCCGGGTGACGGCCATGACATTCCACGGCCTTGCCATGCGTATCACAGGTCGATGCCTGATCGATCAACACAATGAGCAAAACCAAAATAGAGAAATTGATTTCAATACAGTGATTGACGAAGCTGTTGAGTTCCTTGACGGCAAACGGCAAATCCCCGGTGTGGACACAGACCAGGCCCGGCAGTACCTGCTGGCCCGGTATCGCTACATCCTGGTTGATGAATACCAGGACATTGACGCATGCCAGTATCAATTTATCACGGCACTCACAGGCCGTCTTGCAGCCGACGACGATGCAAAAATCGCCATCATGGCCGTAGGGGATGATGACCAGAGCATTTATGGATTCAGGGACGCCAACGTTAAATTCATCCACCGGTTCAAAGAAGATTACAAGGCCCGGCAATTTTTCCTCACCGAAAACTATCGCTGCCCCCACCCGGTGATTGAAGCCGCCAATGACTTAATTGCCAAAAACAGCCGGCGCATGAAAACTCAAATAAGCTGCCGGATCAATGATAAACGAAAACATTTGGCCTTGCCCCCTGACAAAACCCCTGAAAAAAAGCGGGTGGACATGATCTGCTGCAAGGATATCCAAAGTCAAGCCGTATATACCGCCGGCTGCATTGAAAAACTTTTAGACCAGGAAGGTACAACGCCCCAGAATATTGCCGTGATATCCCGCCAAGGCATTGAATATCCAGCCCTCGTGGCTGTTCGCATGGCCCTGGCAAAACTTAAGATTCCCATCAGTTACACCCTTAAATCCAGCCCCGGGTTTTCTTTGTTTAAAATCCGTGAATTCCAGGAAACCTTAAATTTTTTAGATGAACACAAACATAAAAGCATGGCACCGGAGGATCTTAAAAAGGCGGTGATGGATCTGTTCGACAACAGATCTACATGGACGGAACAGGTCTTCGGAATTTTAAATGATTTTTGTTCCGTCATCAGCGCCACCGAAATTTCTGTATCCCAGGCAAAAGACTTTTTCTTAAGCGCACTGCTCGAAGAAAAACAGGCGCGCAGAACAGGCACAGGCGTTGTTGCCGGAACGGTACACAGCATCAAAGGCATGGAGTTTAAACATGTGTTTATCCTGGACCACGGCTGGAAAAATACAGAAATTGAAGAGGAGCGTCGTCTTTATTACGTCGGCATGACCCGGGCCATAAACCATCTGACCCTTTTTGCCGTTCAAAATTCAGGCAACCCGCACACCGCCGCTTTGGCCCGCCATCCCTTCGTCTGCTGCAGGCAATCGCCAAATGCCCAAATAACAGGTTTTTCACACGATGTGACCATCTCAATCCTTGGTATGGAAGATCTCTATATCTCTTTTCCCCAACGGTTTGCCAAGGACCATCCCATCCATAAGCACCTGGCCGCGCTTAAAACAGGAGACCGCATATTTCTGGAACCAGACGGCACATATATTCGTATCCTCAATCCGGATCACCAATGCGTGGGCAGTCTGTCCCAAAAAGGCGTTGAAAAATGGAAACACCGCATAACCGGCATCCTCAAAGCCCAGGTGTTGGGGATAGTCATCCGCAAAGCCGATGAGAATGAATCAGCAAAGGGCACCGAAACAAGCATGGCGCAGTGGTATCTGCCTATTGTGGAGATACTTCACAGGAACGTTAAAAAAGGGGGTCACTAA